The Bacteroidota bacterium nucleotide sequence CAATTATTTTTATCATAATGCCGGTTTGGATTTCACCTGGATCATTTGGAAGGGGTTGGTTTTTAGAAATGAATTGAATCAGCGTTTATACAGGGGGTTGAATGAGGATCTTGATGATGATTACCTGTTATGGAATGCAAGTATAGGGTGGAAATTTCTGAAAAACCATAGTGCGGAAGTATCTCTTGCGGTATATGACATTCTGGATCAGAACAAAAGCATATCCAGGAATGTAACGGAAACATATATTGAAGATTCGTCAACAGAGGTATTACAACGATATTTTATGCTTACTTTCACATACAATTTAAAAAACTTTGTACAAGATGAGAGTCAACCCATGGAAGGGCCGGGATTTGGTCCTGGCGGCAGGTCTTCTTTTGGTCATCCCGGTGGTGGGCCTCCTCACGACAGGATGCCATAGGATGCCGGTCTCAAAGTCATACTGGCGAGCGGAATCGGGTATGGAAACAGCGGCTTTTTCAGGATATGACAAAAAATCCGGGATACGATGGAAGGTTTCTAACGATGAGAACAGCTTATTCCTGGAATTTGACACGGATAACAGAGGTGTTCAGAGAAATATCCTGATCGCCGGTGTAAAAATCTACATTGATACCACCGGCAAAAAGAAGGAAGGGATGTACCTGCACTATCCATACCGTGAGGGTGGAATGCGGGAAAGGCCGGATATGAGGCCGCCACAGGATGAAGGGATGGAATTTGGCGCAGGTCCCGACCGGCAGCAGGCTGTTCAGCGCATGACGATCCGGATACCGGGTAAAGCGCTTTGGGTGTCGGGGGATGGTGAATATCACATGGATCTTCAACTGGAAAAGACTGATTTTTCAGGTTCCATTGCATTTGATTCAGCCGGTTATCTGATTTATCATGCGTCAATTCCTTTAAAATTGATCTTTCCGGCAGGGAGGAGTAGGGGCATACCCTTTGCTTGCGGTATTGCCGCGGAAGGTATTATTCGTTCCCCAGGAATTGAATCGGATGGTTTCGGAGGTACCCGGGGCAGCGGTCAGGGTGGTTTTCCTGGATCCGGGCAAGGAGGAGGGAATTATGGTGGAGGACAAGGGAGAGGACAAGGAGGGGGGCCACCTGCGGGTCAACGGCCATCGGGATCGATTTCATCGGGTACAGAGATATGGTTTCAGACTGAGTTGGCGAAGCCAGGAATAACCAATCATTAGAATACAGCAAAGTCAATAATAGCCTGGATCAGCTTCGGAAGAAATCTGAGACTTTTTCTGCCACGAAGGCTATTTCATTCTCCGAAAGTCCGTAAAAAAAAGGAAGTCGCACGATGGTTTCAGCATAGCGCACAGCATTAGGTAGTTCTCTTCCATCGTGCTTATCTTTATAATAGGGGCTGTTATGCAACGGCAGGTAATGGAATACGGCATGCACGCCTTTTTTGTTCAGGAATTGGAGTAATTCAATTCTTTCCTTAGGATTCCTGGCCAGGAAATAGAACATACTTCCATTTACATTAGCATAACCGGGGATTACCGGAAGGGTTAACAGTCCTTTATCCTGAAGGGGCTTGAGATAATCAAAATACGTATACCAAATATCTTTCCTGCGCTGTTGTATTATTTTCATGTCCTTAAGCTGGGCCAGGAGGGCTGCTGCCATCATTTCGGATGGCAGGTATGAGGCGCCCACGTCCACCCATTCGTATTTTACAACATCACCTCTTTGAAATGCCGCGCGGTTGGTGCCTTTCTCCCAGATAATTTCTGCCCTTTCTTTCAGTTTACCATCGTTAACGGTCAACATTCCGCCTTCGCCGGTAATAATGTTTTTCGTTTCATGGAATGAGAAGCTTGCCAGATGTCCGATACTTCCCAATGCGCGTTCGCGGTACCATGAATCGATGGAGAGGGCAGCGTCTTCCACAACAAGCAGATTATACTTTCGGGCGACATGCATGATGGCATCCATGTTGCAGGCAACACCACTGTAATGGACCACAATGATGGCTTTTGTACGGTGTGAAATCAATGATTCGATGAGAGTTTCATCGATATTGGGTTGGTCGGGGCGGCTGTCGGCGAAAACGATTTTTGCATTGTGCAATGCAAAGGCACTGGCAGTAGAGACAAAGGTAAAAGACGGGCAGATCACCTCATCGCCGGGTTCAAAGCGGGTCAGTACGGCGGCCATTTCCAGGGCATCGGTGCATGAATTGGTTAAGAAAGCCTTTCCAAATCCGTATTTTTTTTCGAAAAACGAATGGCACTGACGTGTAAAGTTCCCGTTGCCTGAAATACGTCCTTCACGGGCAGCTTCCGTCATGAAATTTATTTCATTACCCGTGAAATGAGGCTTGTTAAAAGGGATTTTCATGGCACAACCTTAATTTAGAGGACTTTGTCGATGTGGTAGGGAGGTTTTCGCTTTTGCACCTGATAAATACGACTGATATATCCACCGATAACACCAAGGCTGAAGATAATCAGGCTTGTACTAAAAAGAACCGTAACGATGAGGGATGTATATCCCAGGGGAATATCCAGAAAGAGTTTTTTCAGGATAAAGTGAACACCCAGAAGGAAGGTCAGTACAGAAATAGTGAAGCCTCCGTATATCATTATTTTCAGTGGCATATTGGTATAAAAGAAAACCAGGTCGGATGCGAGACGGAAAAGCTT carries:
- a CDS encoding outer membrane beta-barrel family protein, which codes for NYFYHNAGLDFTWIIWKGLVFRNELNQRLYRGLNEDLDDDYLLWNASIGWKFLKNHSAEVSLAVYDILDQNKSISRNVTETYIEDSSTEVLQRYFMLTFTYNLKNFVQDESQPMEGPGFGPGGRSSFGHPGGGPPHDRMP
- the rffA gene encoding dTDP-4-amino-4,6-dideoxygalactose transaminase, with the translated sequence MKIPFNKPHFTGNEINFMTEAAREGRISGNGNFTRQCHSFFEKKYGFGKAFLTNSCTDALEMAAVLTRFEPGDEVICPSFTFVSTASAFALHNAKIVFADSRPDQPNIDETLIESLISHRTKAIIVVHYSGVACNMDAIMHVARKYNLLVVEDAALSIDSWYRERALGSIGHLASFSFHETKNIITGEGGMLTVNDGKLKERAEIIWEKGTNRAAFQRGDVVKYEWVDVGASYLPSEMMAAALLAQLKDMKIIQQRRKDIWYTYFDYLKPLQDKGLLTLPVIPGYANVNGSMFYFLARNPKERIELLQFLNKKGVHAVFHYLPLHNSPYYKDKHDGRELPNAVRYAETIVRLPFFYGLSENEIAFVAEKVSDFFRS